In the genome of Thermosphaera aggregans DSM 11486, one region contains:
- a CDS encoding metallophosphoesterase family protein: protein MRLKEGFLFIAVIIITCSIIGTFNIQESFSAPSTPLMDQRLKPIPQNLTWYPIMIFGDNRPSNIYANYPPEVFYRVVSEMDAANLLATIGLGDHVGYGNESQYAVFYSIMNSTRLENIWLIMGNHEVVYPNGWAYWRQYIGPEYYITDSIPGWRLALLNTETSLESWNNQLTQSVTGLGERTLILFIHRPVYPYVNHNIQANKNASIHEWANTYGWPPLVVQAHWHGWAYYRFNNTDWVISGSTGSPLYPTSECQPEAICVSAYHYMWLILYPNQTYLFKPVHATGGNLTVTTLNETAYIVINNKVDVYGNPVEIPVRVKYVVGGIEVFIVSIVPANTTIVFNINPTENYLIETNATEFYVYFTKEDPYYATVLLPGDDLSLGRYNVTGDIVLYEPVTLTSPTSTTTTTIKTTTTKTTTTTSPIPTTHQTTTTTPEPDTNTATSTTTSSSTTTSTTIETTLETTTPTQPKPTTTSTLTTTVPTTGTPIHSNPPRDDLQLTLILGITLLGVGIGLFAVLKKR, encoded by the coding sequence ATGAGGTTAAAAGAGGGATTCCTATTCATTGCAGTAATTATTATCACATGTTCTATTATTGGGACCTTTAATATTCAGGAGTCATTCTCGGCGCCTTCAACCCCCCTCATGGATCAAAGGCTTAAGCCCATACCCCAGAATCTTACATGGTACCCTATAATGATCTTCGGTGATAACAGACCATCGAACATTTATGCAAACTATCCTCCAGAGGTATTCTACAGGGTTGTAAGCGAGATGGACGCTGCCAACCTTCTTGCCACGATAGGATTAGGAGATCACGTAGGATACGGGAATGAATCACAGTATGCAGTCTTCTATAGCATAATGAATTCAACACGTCTCGAAAACATTTGGCTAATCATGGGTAACCACGAAGTAGTTTACCCCAATGGCTGGGCTTATTGGAGACAGTATATAGGCCCCGAATACTACATAACTGACAGTATTCCAGGCTGGAGGCTCGCACTATTAAACACTGAAACCTCCCTTGAATCCTGGAATAACCAATTAACCCAGTCCGTAACAGGGCTAGGTGAAAGGACGTTAATATTGTTCATACATAGGCCGGTATACCCCTACGTTAACCATAACATTCAAGCAAACAAGAATGCTTCAATACATGAGTGGGCTAACACTTACGGATGGCCCCCGCTGGTCGTGCAGGCCCACTGGCATGGATGGGCATATTACAGGTTCAACAATACCGACTGGGTTATTTCAGGCAGCACCGGGTCACCCTTATACCCCACTTCCGAATGCCAGCCAGAGGCGATATGTGTCTCCGCATACCATTACATGTGGCTCATCCTTTACCCCAATCAAACATATCTCTTCAAGCCGGTTCACGCGACAGGCGGAAATCTTACCGTTACAACCCTAAATGAGACGGCTTACATTGTCATAAACAATAAAGTCGATGTTTATGGCAATCCGGTGGAAATCCCGGTTAGAGTGAAATATGTCGTGGGAGGTATAGAAGTATTCATCGTGTCCATCGTACCGGCAAACACTACCATAGTATTCAATATAAACCCGACAGAGAACTATTTAATTGAGACAAACGCGACAGAGTTCTACGTGTACTTTACGAAAGAAGACCCGTACTACGCTACTGTCCTCCTACCAGGGGATGATTTATCCCTTGGGAGGTACAATGTAACTGGCGACATCGTCTTATACGAGCCTGTTACGTTAACTTCCCCCACGTCGACAACGACCACAACAATAAAAACAACCACCACTAAAACAACGACAACAACATCCCCAATTCCTACCACGCATCAAACAACAACCACAACACCTGAACCGGACACCAACACTGCAACGAGTACTACTACCTCCAGTAGTACGACAACCTCCACGACTATTGAAACTACTTTAGAAACAACGACCCCGACGCAGCCAAAACCCACTACGACCTCCACGCTGACTACAACAGTGCCTACAACTGGGACACCAATTCATTCTAATCCACCCAGAGATGACCTTCAACTTACCTTGATACTCGGAATTACTTTACTAGGAGTAGGAATAGGTTTATTCGCTGTGTTGAAAAAACGTTAA
- a CDS encoding cation transporter, whose protein sequence is MNIAVMLIVLGSITGGLLKITGGLFFGSNTLFVDALTSFANLLSLFMILHFRRTTLMPADTDHHFGHERFEYVGILVAMLAYSFVAGVSVARLSSLRDYSVGIEAFYLAVASIIAYLPPVVLSRRMSSSMRAYGEFTASEFIEAGVGIIATLGGALYTYLIDFAGALLLTGYIFYELLNNGKSLVEIMVDAAPPLNIYENIVKEAEGLGLEIKAVRLRRLSHMKFHGDILIKGGGNMMEKIPRFKKALKTKYGVDLCVEWEE, encoded by the coding sequence ATGAACATCGCTGTTATGCTTATCGTACTAGGAAGCATTACTGGAGGCTTACTCAAAATAACCGGTGGATTATTCTTCGGGAGTAATACCCTGTTTGTGGATGCTCTAACTAGCTTTGCAAATCTATTATCACTTTTCATGATACTGCATTTCAGACGCACTACCTTGATGCCTGCTGACACAGACCATCACTTTGGCCATGAGAGGTTTGAGTACGTGGGAATACTAGTAGCAATGCTGGCATACTCTTTTGTAGCCGGGGTTTCAGTAGCCAGACTGTCCTCTCTAAGAGACTACAGTGTTGGAATAGAGGCTTTCTATCTAGCCGTAGCATCGATCATAGCCTACCTACCACCCGTGGTGCTTTCGAGAAGAATGTCTTCATCTATGAGAGCTTACGGCGAGTTTACCGCGAGCGAGTTCATCGAAGCCGGTGTTGGGATTATCGCAACGCTTGGAGGCGCCCTGTACACCTACTTAATCGATTTCGCGGGGGCCTTGTTGCTTACTGGATACATATTTTACGAGTTACTAAACAACGGAAAAAGTCTCGTAGAGATAATGGTTGACGCCGCCCCACCGTTGAACATATATGAGAATATTGTTAAGGAGGCTGAAGGCCTCGGATTAGAGATAAAGGCTGTTAGGCTTAGGAGGCTATCACACATGAAATTCCATGGCGACATCCTGATCAAGGGGGGAGGGAATATGATGGAGAAGATTCCAAGATTCAAAAAAGCCCTGAAAACCAAATACGGAGTAGACCTGTGTGTGGAATGGGAGGAATAA
- the ppsA gene encoding phosphoenolpyruvate synthase, producing the protein MSDKSTRFVLWLDEVRKEDVPLVGGKNANLGEMIAAGIPVPPGYAVTAYAFKYFLDKTGLAEKIYSMLRQLDVNNTKALEETTAKIREMIMNQPMPPEVESEIKKYHRELAKRLNMPVEMVRVAVRSSATAEDMPEASFAGQQDTYLNVYGEDNVVYYVKRCWASLFTARATFYRVAQGIPHERTLMSVTVQKMVNSRAAGVMFTLHPVTGDEKVAVIEGSWGLGESVVGGKVTPDEWVVDKESMRIVEEKINKKIFMITFDPEKGKNVHLRWDEKLGKWVAEEGETAAPLAKIAHPDKPALSKEEALKLAELAKLIQKHYGRHMDIEWAVDNDLPFPSNVFIVQARPETVWSLKKAKEEKRVEVKGKTVKMAEAKILIKGLPASPGVGAGVAKVIFDPKSKEAMEFKEGEVLVTKMTDPDWVPLMKKAAAIVTDEGGMTSHAAIVSRELGIPCIVGTGNATQVVPSGVDVTVDGGRGVVYEGIVEELVKPKAEASQVAVGVAAVGISPEQLLPLYPVTATKIYMNLGEPDAIEKYKDLPFDGIGLMRIEFIITDWVQYHPLYLIEIGKPEEFVNKLAEGIAKVAQVIYPRPIVVRFSDFKTNEYRGLKGGEKYEPDERNPMIGWRGVSRYIHPKYEPAFRLEVRAIKKVREEFGLTNVWVMFPFVRTTWELEKALAIMEEEGLKRSKDFKVWAMAEVPSIALLADKFAEYVDGFSIGSNDLTQLVLGADRDSNILAEMGYFDERDPAVLEAIRMIIEKAHSKGATVSICGQAPSVYPEIVEFLVEAGIDSMSVNPDAVIPTRRLVASIERKILLKRLEDVMNKLKQFEY; encoded by the coding sequence ATGAGTGATAAGTCAACCAGGTTCGTTCTGTGGCTAGATGAAGTTAGGAAAGAAGATGTTCCATTAGTTGGCGGGAAGAACGCAAATCTTGGAGAAATGATTGCCGCCGGTATCCCGGTGCCCCCGGGTTACGCGGTAACGGCTTATGCTTTCAAATACTTCCTCGACAAGACTGGGTTAGCGGAGAAGATATATTCAATGCTAAGACAGCTCGACGTTAATAACACTAAAGCGTTGGAGGAGACTACTGCTAAGATTAGAGAAATGATTATGAATCAGCCCATGCCGCCGGAGGTTGAGTCCGAGATTAAAAAGTACCACCGCGAGCTCGCTAAGAGACTCAACATGCCTGTTGAAATGGTCAGGGTAGCAGTTAGGAGCAGTGCCACAGCAGAGGACATGCCGGAGGCAAGCTTTGCAGGACAGCAAGACACTTACTTAAACGTTTATGGAGAAGACAACGTCGTTTATTATGTGAAGAGATGCTGGGCCAGCTTATTCACAGCTAGGGCAACGTTCTATCGTGTGGCTCAGGGTATTCCGCACGAGAGAACTCTGATGAGTGTGACCGTGCAGAAGATGGTTAACAGCCGTGCGGCGGGTGTAATGTTCACCCTCCACCCCGTAACAGGAGATGAGAAGGTAGCTGTTATCGAGGGTTCTTGGGGTTTAGGAGAATCCGTTGTAGGCGGAAAAGTAACTCCTGACGAGTGGGTTGTCGATAAAGAATCCATGAGGATTGTTGAGGAGAAGATAAACAAGAAGATCTTCATGATCACTTTCGATCCTGAGAAAGGTAAGAATGTACATTTAAGATGGGATGAAAAGCTTGGTAAATGGGTTGCTGAGGAAGGAGAAACTGCTGCCCCGCTAGCAAAGATAGCTCACCCGGACAAACCCGCCTTGTCGAAAGAGGAAGCATTGAAGCTCGCAGAGCTTGCAAAACTCATCCAGAAGCACTATGGAAGGCACATGGATATTGAGTGGGCGGTGGACAACGATCTTCCATTCCCGTCAAACGTGTTCATTGTTCAAGCAAGGCCTGAAACTGTGTGGAGCTTGAAGAAGGCTAAGGAGGAGAAGCGCGTGGAGGTTAAGGGGAAGACCGTCAAGATGGCTGAGGCTAAGATTCTCATAAAAGGATTGCCGGCGAGCCCCGGTGTTGGCGCAGGCGTTGCAAAGGTGATATTTGACCCAAAGAGCAAGGAGGCTATGGAGTTCAAGGAGGGAGAAGTGTTAGTAACCAAGATGACTGACCCCGACTGGGTTCCATTGATGAAAAAAGCCGCTGCAATAGTCACTGACGAGGGTGGGATGACAAGCCACGCTGCAATAGTCAGCAGGGAGCTTGGAATTCCATGTATCGTCGGCACAGGAAACGCCACTCAAGTAGTGCCGAGCGGAGTCGATGTAACAGTCGACGGTGGAAGAGGAGTGGTCTACGAGGGAATTGTTGAAGAGCTCGTGAAACCGAAGGCTGAGGCTTCACAAGTAGCTGTAGGAGTAGCGGCGGTTGGCATAAGTCCAGAGCAACTCCTGCCACTATACCCTGTTACTGCGACCAAGATTTACATGAACCTTGGAGAGCCGGACGCTATTGAGAAGTACAAGGACCTCCCGTTCGACGGTATTGGATTAATGAGGATTGAGTTCATAATAACGGACTGGGTCCAGTATCATCCATTATACCTAATTGAGATTGGAAAACCGGAGGAGTTTGTAAACAAACTCGCAGAAGGAATTGCCAAGGTAGCTCAAGTAATCTATCCAAGACCGATAGTTGTAAGGTTCAGCGACTTCAAGACCAACGAGTACAGAGGACTGAAGGGCGGAGAGAAATATGAACCGGATGAGAGAAACCCAATGATCGGATGGAGAGGAGTCAGCAGGTACATTCACCCGAAGTATGAGCCAGCGTTTAGGCTAGAGGTAAGGGCTATTAAGAAAGTAAGGGAAGAGTTCGGCTTGACCAACGTCTGGGTAATGTTCCCGTTCGTAAGAACTACGTGGGAGCTTGAGAAGGCCCTTGCAATAATGGAAGAGGAAGGGTTGAAGAGGAGCAAAGACTTCAAAGTATGGGCTATGGCTGAGGTTCCAAGCATAGCATTGCTCGCAGACAAGTTCGCTGAGTACGTGGATGGGTTTAGCATTGGAAGCAATGATCTAACCCAGCTTGTACTCGGAGCTGATAGAGACAGCAACATCCTAGCCGAGATGGGATATTTCGATGAGAGAGACCCAGCGGTCTTAGAAGCGATAAGAATGATTATTGAGAAAGCCCACAGTAAAGGCGCCACTGTCAGCATATGTGGCCAGGCTCCGAGCGTTTATCCAGAAATAGTCGAGTTCCTCGTTGAGGCTGGCATTGACAGTATGAGCGTCAATCCGGATGCGGTAATACCGACCAGAAGGTTGGTGGCTAGCATAGAGAGAAAGATACTGTTGAAGCGCCTAGAAGACGTTATGAACAAGTTGAAGCAGTTCGAATACTAA
- a CDS encoding ferredoxin, whose product MAKYRVKIEPRENCISDMVCVSICPDVFEMNPDDNKSQIVEKYREGGNIAVGIIPEDLATCAQDAANACPVQIIILEKV is encoded by the coding sequence ATGGCGAAATACAGAGTTAAGATAGAGCCTCGTGAAAACTGCATCTCAGACATGGTGTGTGTATCCATATGTCCAGACGTGTTTGAAATGAACCCTGATGATAACAAGTCCCAAATCGTTGAAAAATACAGGGAGGGCGGAAACATAGCTGTAGGCATAATCCCAGAAGATCTGGCTACATGCGCACAGGATGCTGCTAACGCGTGCCCTGTTCAAATCATCATATTGGAGAAGGTTTGA
- a CDS encoding cyclic 2,3-diphosphoglycerate synthase, with protein MPRKVVVLGASGRDFHNFNVFYRNNPDYRVIAFLQTQIPGISGRRYPPSLAGSLYPDGIPILSMDYLEDIVKTYGVEEAVLSYSDLTYQELGEVLSRVAAAGLTFKILGPMDTMLESVKPVLAVTGVKTGAGKSMVSREFALEMRRRGLRVGIVRHPMPYGDLEKSAVQIFHTFSDLDKYEATVEEREEYEHYLKIGFPVYAGVDYGKILREMERENDIILWDGGNNDWPFYKPDFMVTVADAMRPGIEISAFPGEINLRIADAVIINKADQAKPGAILKIKENIKTRNPDAVITVAESDVTVDKPELIMGRKVLVIEDSPTVTHGGARYAAGYVAAMKYGAEPVDPRPFATSFFKKIFEEYPHMGPVLPSTGYRPDQLRELEETINKAPVEAVVLGTPSDITRLIKIDKPVVKVEFKLKVVEGPSIKEYVDMFLEKARKKVV; from the coding sequence ATGCCTAGGAAAGTTGTCGTGTTGGGAGCCAGCGGGAGAGACTTTCACAACTTCAACGTGTTCTACAGGAATAATCCGGACTACCGCGTCATAGCGTTTCTCCAAACACAAATACCTGGAATAAGTGGGAGAAGGTATCCGCCTAGCTTAGCAGGGAGCCTCTACCCGGATGGGATACCAATATTGAGCATGGACTATTTGGAGGATATTGTGAAAACATACGGGGTTGAGGAAGCCGTTCTCTCATACAGTGACCTGACCTATCAAGAGCTAGGAGAAGTGTTGTCGAGAGTTGCGGCCGCCGGGCTAACCTTCAAGATACTAGGACCTATGGATACAATGCTTGAAAGCGTCAAGCCTGTTCTAGCCGTCACAGGTGTTAAGACAGGTGCGGGTAAAAGCATGGTTTCAAGAGAGTTTGCCTTGGAAATGAGGAGGAGAGGTTTGCGAGTGGGGATTGTGAGGCATCCAATGCCCTACGGCGATCTCGAGAAATCAGCTGTCCAAATCTTCCACACCTTCAGCGACCTAGACAAGTATGAGGCCACGGTAGAGGAGAGAGAGGAGTATGAGCACTACTTGAAAATAGGTTTCCCAGTTTACGCTGGCGTAGACTATGGAAAAATACTTAGAGAAATGGAGAGAGAAAACGATATCATCCTATGGGATGGTGGCAATAATGACTGGCCGTTTTACAAGCCGGATTTCATGGTTACAGTAGCAGATGCGATGAGACCTGGAATAGAGATTTCAGCCTTCCCTGGAGAGATAAATCTTAGAATCGCAGACGCAGTTATAATTAACAAAGCTGATCAGGCGAAGCCAGGGGCAATACTGAAGATAAAGGAGAATATTAAGACCCGTAATCCAGACGCTGTTATTACAGTGGCAGAAAGCGATGTCACCGTGGATAAGCCTGAGTTAATAATGGGTAGAAAAGTATTGGTAATAGAGGACTCTCCAACAGTAACTCATGGTGGGGCAAGGTATGCAGCAGGCTACGTGGCCGCTATGAAATATGGGGCTGAGCCCGTTGACCCCAGGCCTTTTGCAACAAGCTTCTTCAAGAAGATATTCGAGGAATATCCTCATATGGGTCCTGTACTCCCGAGCACAGGGTACAGGCCTGATCAGTTGAGAGAGCTTGAGGAAACAATTAACAAGGCTCCGGTAGAAGCCGTTGTGCTCGGCACGCCATCCGACATTACCCGGTTAATAAAGATCGATAAGCCCGTTGTCAAAGTGGAGTTTAAATTGAAGGTTGTCGAGGGCCCCAGCATTAAAGAATACGTTGACATGTTCCTTGAAAAGGCTCGTAAAAAAGTGGTTTAA
- a CDS encoding PINc/VapC family ATPase — translation MENTVFGLAFKISEEKIYIPDYSGIVQGILTKMIDEGKVSGRVLIHKGLVTVFEQLSAQGKAIGMTGLEEIRRLRLLHEKGLIALELIGEKPRTGLKEEEVISEINYSIREHARSLGAILVTGDPIQYRIAQAYGLQVLYVAPKEKTRLEFEKFFDQETMSVHLKEGVEPLAKKGRPGEWAYSVLSSKPLSKDDIERMANEIIEESRRRSDAFIEIDRVGSTIIQLGEYRIVITRPPLSDGWEITAVKPVRKLKLEEYNLPEELVRRLGERAEGILIAGAPGMGKTTFAQALAEYYMRQGKVVKTIESPRDMILPPNITQYSKNYADLGELHDILLLSRPDYTVFDEMRYDEDFKLFADLRLAGIGMIGVVHATSPIDAVQRFIGRVELGMIPSIIDTVIFIRNGVVDKVYDVKMTVKLPTGLKEAELSRPVIEVRDFLTGELEYEIYTFGEQTVVVPVKKLRGKPSLVDSIIENVKKILPDAEVSFEDNVIVVAISRSMLKNYNRRVKRLRKLEEKYNIPVKIKIV, via the coding sequence ATGGAAAACACGGTGTTTGGGTTGGCATTTAAAATAAGCGAGGAGAAGATTTACATTCCCGATTACTCTGGTATTGTTCAAGGTATTTTGACGAAAATGATTGATGAAGGAAAGGTTTCGGGCAGGGTTTTAATTCATAAGGGCTTAGTTACTGTTTTTGAACAGCTTTCTGCGCAGGGTAAAGCAATAGGCATGACCGGTTTAGAAGAGATTAGAAGGCTGAGACTCCTTCATGAGAAAGGCTTAATCGCCTTAGAGCTCATTGGTGAGAAGCCGAGGACAGGGTTAAAGGAGGAGGAAGTCATCAGCGAGATAAACTACAGTATTCGTGAACACGCGAGAAGCCTAGGAGCCATCCTAGTGACCGGTGACCCTATACAGTATAGAATAGCCCAGGCATATGGTTTGCAAGTGCTTTACGTCGCACCTAAAGAGAAAACACGATTAGAGTTTGAGAAGTTCTTCGACCAGGAAACTATGAGTGTTCATCTGAAAGAAGGCGTTGAGCCATTAGCCAAGAAGGGGAGGCCTGGGGAATGGGCTTATTCAGTGTTATCCAGTAAACCCTTGAGCAAAGATGATATTGAAAGGATGGCTAATGAAATCATTGAGGAGTCTAGAAGGAGAAGTGACGCATTTATAGAGATAGACAGAGTGGGTTCTACAATCATCCAGCTAGGAGAGTACAGGATTGTCATTACTAGGCCGCCGCTCAGCGATGGATGGGAGATAACAGCTGTGAAACCTGTTAGGAAGCTGAAGCTGGAGGAGTATAATCTCCCCGAAGAGCTTGTTAGGAGACTTGGCGAGAGAGCCGAGGGCATACTGATAGCGGGAGCCCCTGGAATGGGTAAAACAACTTTCGCGCAAGCCCTGGCAGAATACTATATGAGGCAGGGCAAGGTAGTGAAAACTATTGAATCACCAAGGGATATGATTCTTCCCCCCAATATAACCCAGTACAGTAAGAACTATGCAGACCTGGGCGAGCTACATGATATTCTTTTACTTTCCAGGCCGGATTACACAGTTTTCGATGAAATGAGGTATGACGAGGATTTCAAGCTTTTCGCAGACTTAAGGCTAGCGGGCATTGGCATGATAGGCGTTGTACACGCCACCAGCCCTATTGACGCGGTACAGCGGTTCATAGGAAGAGTAGAGCTAGGTATGATTCCATCGATAATCGACACTGTAATTTTCATTAGGAATGGCGTGGTAGACAAGGTTTACGATGTAAAGATGACGGTTAAGCTTCCAACAGGGCTCAAGGAGGCCGAACTGTCGAGGCCCGTTATCGAGGTAAGGGACTTCTTAACAGGCGAACTAGAGTATGAGATATATACTTTTGGCGAGCAGACAGTTGTCGTGCCTGTGAAAAAACTTAGAGGCAAGCCTAGCCTTGTCGACAGCATTATTGAAAACGTGAAGAAAATACTTCCTGACGCTGAAGTATCTTTTGAGGATAACGTAATCGTTGTAGCTATCAGCAGATCTATGTTGAAGAATTATAACAGAAGAGTTAAGAGGCTTAGAAAGTTGGAAGAGAAGTACAACATTCCAGTAAAGATAAAGATTGTTTAA
- a CDS encoding acetyl-CoA carboxylase biotin carboxylase subunit, translating to MSFRIFIANRGEIAIRIARTVLENGFVPIGIYTKEDEHSLHRKYLKEDKEVSSYLDIEEIVEAAQELGADALHPGYGFLSENPELAREVARRNIAFIGPSPSAMELSGDKLRAKEIASKLGIPTLPWMIVKDEKDVLEFAREHGFPLLVKAAGGGGGKGVRLLREGDDVGKVIEVASKEAEKAFKDPRIYVEPFLENVKHIEVQILGDGENIIHLFERECSVQRRFQKIVEEAPSPFLTNAERDSITKHAVELATAIRYSNAGTVEMLFDTSSRRYYFMEINARLQVEHPVTEMITGLDIVLKQIEITMYKVLDLKQSNISMRGHAIEARIYAENPLQEEPSTGLVKYYREPSGPGIRVDSSIEAGSKVSAEFDPMIAKLIAWGPDRRTAILRLERGLKEYIIDGILTNIPLLKEIIKHEEFVNGVYTTKLYSQNIDLFRKELEKRIREEALLVTGLQELAGKNIRKFLESSRKSAEEHSERIDKLKRKAWYYYISTRERLRKSR from the coding sequence ATGTCGTTTAGAATATTTATTGCTAATAGAGGAGAGATAGCTATTAGAATTGCTAGGACAGTTTTGGAAAACGGGTTTGTTCCAATAGGCATATATACCAAGGAGGATGAGCACTCTCTTCATAGAAAATACTTGAAGGAGGATAAGGAGGTATCAAGCTATCTCGATATTGAGGAAATCGTCGAAGCTGCTCAGGAACTAGGGGCTGATGCTCTGCATCCTGGCTATGGTTTTTTAAGCGAGAACCCCGAGCTCGCAAGGGAGGTTGCTAGGAGGAACATTGCTTTCATCGGGCCATCTCCCTCGGCAATGGAGCTTTCCGGTGACAAGCTCAGAGCCAAGGAGATCGCTAGTAAGCTGGGAATACCAACGCTTCCATGGATGATTGTGAAGGATGAGAAAGACGTACTTGAGTTTGCAAGGGAACACGGGTTTCCACTACTCGTAAAAGCAGCTGGTGGAGGGGGTGGAAAAGGGGTAAGGCTGTTAAGGGAAGGGGACGACGTTGGAAAGGTTATCGAGGTTGCTTCTAAAGAAGCCGAGAAGGCTTTCAAAGACCCTAGGATTTACGTTGAGCCATTCTTGGAAAATGTGAAACACATAGAGGTTCAAATCCTGGGCGATGGCGAAAACATAATTCACTTATTCGAGAGAGAGTGTAGTGTTCAAAGACGGTTCCAGAAGATTGTTGAGGAAGCGCCAAGCCCGTTTTTAACCAATGCCGAGAGGGATTCGATAACTAAGCATGCAGTAGAACTAGCTACCGCCATACGATACAGCAATGCTGGTACAGTGGAAATGTTGTTCGATACAAGCTCTAGAAGATATTATTTCATGGAGATTAACGCGAGATTACAGGTTGAACATCCTGTAACAGAGATGATAACTGGCTTGGACATTGTTTTGAAACAGATAGAGATAACGATGTACAAGGTTTTAGATTTAAAACAATCCAACATCTCAATGCGAGGTCACGCCATTGAGGCAAGAATTTACGCTGAAAACCCTCTTCAAGAAGAACCTTCAACAGGCCTGGTTAAGTATTATAGAGAACCCTCGGGGCCGGGGATTAGGGTCGACTCTTCAATCGAAGCCGGTTCCAAGGTATCCGCGGAGTTCGACCCCATGATCGCTAAGCTGATTGCATGGGGTCCTGATAGGAGAACAGCTATCCTTCGATTAGAAAGAGGTTTAAAGGAGTACATTATAGATGGAATACTCACTAATATCCCCTTGTTAAAAGAGATAATTAAGCATGAAGAGTTTGTGAACGGAGTATATACAACCAAGCTATACTCCCAGAATATCGATTTATTCAGAAAAGAGCTGGAAAAAAGAATTAGAGAAGAGGCACTGCTAGTGACAGGTCTCCAAGAGCTTGCAGGGAAAAATATTAGGAAATTCCTAGAGTCCTCTAGGAAATCTGCGGAGGAACATTCTGAGAGAATTGATAAGTTGAAGAGGAAAGCATGGTACTACTACATTTCCACGAGAGAGAGGTTGAGAAAAAGCAGGTAA
- a CDS encoding M20 family metallopeptidase, with translation MDADLKNVFEISQRILVNSVKYPTILGDYYEELIYYYADELSKYGIHTTVHQVPKEYCEKVLPKQFNPEKPRYILIARVGSGEKVLQFNGHYDVVAAGGGWSTDPFNPVITNGKIYGRGTTDMKAGIAAFLATMIYFATTSKEPNIVVEGAVVPDEEIGGATGTGYLVNVLGSRPDFAVIAEPSGAGNIYIGHRGNVWAMIRVRGKQAHGSTPWLGENAFEKMIILADYFVKKYKPLLEARKSTLKYEDPRASFPTITLGGKLEAPGSINIVPGQVGFSIDRRLIVEERAEQVIDELRKFVESASKELGIESEVEIVDYSNPVYVEENHPYVNSLARTVKEALGVEPTRTICVGGLDLKYYLAKGIPAVAYGPGEVNMAHKADEFVTLESLYNSIKVYIKLVESFI, from the coding sequence ATGGATGCTGATTTGAAAAATGTATTCGAGATCTCCCAGAGAATCCTGGTCAATAGTGTGAAATACCCAACTATTCTCGGAGATTATTACGAGGAGCTCATATACTATTATGCAGATGAGTTATCGAAGTATGGGATTCACACCACGGTTCATCAAGTACCCAAAGAATACTGCGAAAAAGTTCTCCCTAAACAGTTCAACCCTGAGAAGCCTAGATATATTCTGATAGCCCGCGTAGGGAGCGGTGAGAAGGTCTTACAGTTTAATGGGCACTACGATGTCGTAGCGGCAGGCGGCGGCTGGTCAACCGACCCGTTTAATCCTGTGATCACTAATGGAAAGATTTACGGGCGCGGAACAACGGATATGAAGGCGGGCATTGCGGCCTTCTTAGCCACCATGATATATTTTGCTACAACGAGTAAAGAGCCCAACATCGTTGTTGAAGGAGCCGTTGTACCCGACGAGGAAATCGGTGGGGCAACTGGCACGGGCTACTTGGTGAATGTGCTTGGGAGCAGGCCTGATTTCGCAGTGATAGCCGAGCCGTCAGGAGCCGGGAACATCTACATTGGGCATAGAGGTAACGTGTGGGCTATGATCAGGGTTCGTGGGAAACAAGCACATGGTTCAACTCCGTGGCTTGGTGAAAACGCTTTCGAGAAAATGATTATTCTCGCAGACTATTTCGTGAAAAAATACAAGCCGTTGCTGGAAGCTAGGAAGAGCACTTTAAAATATGAGGATCCCCGTGCATCATTCCCAACTATTACCCTGGGGGGAAAACTGGAAGCACCTGGCTCTATCAACATCGTCCCCGGACAGGTGGGATTCAGTATTGATAGAAGGTTGATAGTTGAGGAGAGAGCCGAACAGGTTATTGACGAGCTGAGAAAATTTGTCGAATCAGCCTCGAAAGAACTAGGAATAGAAAGCGAGGTGGAAATAGTCGATTACTCTAACCCCGTTTACGTTGAGGAGAATCATCCATATGTTAACTCTCTGGCTCGGACGGTGAAGGAGGCACTGGGAGTCGAGCCTACGCGGACCATTTGCGTGGGGGGTTTGGACTTAAAGTATTACCTAGCTAAAGGAATCCCCGCAGTAGCATATGGTCCCGGAGAGGTAAACATGGCTCATAAGGCAGACGAGTTCGTTACCCTGGAAAGCTTGTATAATTCTATAAAAGTCTACATTAAACTGGTTGAATCATTCATTTAA